The following coding sequences lie in one Xanthomonas hortorum pv. pelargonii genomic window:
- a CDS encoding pirin family protein, whose product MNAQLATVYADQQPQREPGVQAITSPRPVVFRTRGTTRGPITRLMSPGDLGQLVKPFVFLDLFTVKPSIGGAPMGMHPHSGIATLTYLMEGEVGYEDSTGKQGTLPTGGVEWMRAGNGVWHDGVPVGQSSAKGFQLWVALPAAEENAPAQSLYLSPDDVPVAGPVRGAAGPLRHAGKQDPGTGRHDLPERAAAGWRALALCAAGRPHRGLDRGARRPAGSGRDHRQRPDSGVQGCRAGHRGGVGGCELLRAGLGGQASA is encoded by the coding sequence ATGAACGCACAACTGGCCACCGTCTACGCCGACCAGCAGCCGCAGCGCGAGCCCGGCGTGCAGGCCATTACTTCGCCGCGTCCGGTGGTGTTCCGCACCCGCGGCACCACCCGCGGTCCGATCACCCGGCTGATGAGCCCGGGCGACCTGGGCCAATTGGTCAAGCCGTTCGTGTTCCTGGACCTGTTCACCGTCAAGCCGTCGATCGGCGGCGCGCCGATGGGCATGCATCCGCATTCGGGCATCGCCACGCTGACCTATCTGATGGAAGGCGAAGTCGGCTACGAAGACAGCACCGGCAAGCAGGGCACCCTGCCCACCGGCGGTGTGGAATGGATGCGCGCCGGCAATGGCGTCTGGCACGACGGTGTGCCGGTGGGCCAGTCCTCGGCCAAGGGCTTTCAGCTGTGGGTTGCGCTGCCGGCGGCCGAAGAAAACGCCCCGGCGCAGAGCCTGTATCTGTCGCCCGACGATGTGCCGGTGGCCGGCCCGGTGCGGGGTGCTGCTGGGCCGCTACGGCACGCTGGAAAGCAGGATCCCGGCACCGGCCGACATGACCTACCTGAGCGTGCAGCTGCAGGATGGCGAGCGCTGGCGCTATGTGCCGCCGGCCGGCCACACCGTGGCCTGGATCGCGGTGCACGGCGGCCAGCTGGAAGCGGCCGAGACCATCGGCAGCGGCCAGATAGCGGTGTTCAAGGATGCCGAGCAGGCCATCGAGGTGGTGTCGGTGGGTGCGAGCTCCTTCGTGCTGGGCTCGGCGGTCAAGCATCCGCATGA
- a CDS encoding FMN-dependent NADH-azoreductase — MKLLHLDSSILGGYSASRQLSAATVAKLQSGHSDVAVTYRDLAAEPLAHLSGAHLAAQQNPSGDQSPELAAELATSATVLQEFLDADTVVIGVALYNFTIPTQLKAWIDRVLVAGKTFRYNAQGVPEGLAGNKRVILLVARGGFYGAGSPMASLEHAETYMRTALGFVGVHTPEVIVAEGLATGADARQAGIASAQQQIDALAA, encoded by the coding sequence ATGAAACTGCTCCATCTCGATTCCAGCATCCTCGGTGGTTATTCGGCCAGCCGTCAGCTGTCGGCGGCCACGGTCGCCAAGTTGCAGTCCGGCCACAGCGATGTCGCAGTGACTTACCGCGATCTGGCCGCCGAGCCGCTGGCGCATCTGTCCGGCGCGCACCTGGCGGCCCAGCAGAATCCCAGCGGCGACCAGAGCCCGGAACTGGCGGCCGAACTGGCCACCAGTGCAACGGTGCTGCAGGAATTTCTGGACGCCGACACCGTGGTGATCGGTGTGGCGCTGTACAACTTCACCATCCCGACCCAGCTCAAGGCGTGGATCGATCGCGTGCTGGTGGCCGGCAAGACCTTCCGCTACAACGCGCAAGGCGTGCCCGAGGGGCTGGCCGGCAACAAGCGGGTGATTCTGTTGGTGGCACGTGGCGGCTTCTATGGCGCCGGCTCGCCGATGGCATCGCTGGAGCATGCCGAAACCTACATGCGCACCGCGCTGGGCTTTGTTGGCGTGCACACGCCGGAAGTGATCGTGGCCGAAGGCCTGGCCACCGGCGCAGACGCCCGCCAGGCGGGTATCGCCAGCGCCCAGCAGCAGATCGATGCGCTTGCTGCCTGA
- a CDS encoding LysR family transcriptional regulator, translating to MIDLNDIALYVQVVRSGSFAEAARRLGTAPNSVSRRVQQLEAQLDTRLMQRSTRKLTLTDAGQAFFERCADAVDGLTSAGQSLVAGGDEAAGLVRVAAPADFLDFSRVEWVGEFLAAHPRVRLEFVLSDGKADLIAERIDVAFRGGVMTDLGYVGRQILADTNDVLVASPGYLQARGRPLRLDDLPQHDCISFPHPSGYATWTLVGPSGLAEDVHVQARMAATTARALRLAAVAGLGIALLPQALTWPDIDEGRLTVVLPDFQRKGQSLYALYPSRHHQPRAVSAFIRAVTTRLNGPECKEVAGLANSAAIPGVR from the coding sequence GTGATCGATCTCAATGACATCGCGTTGTATGTGCAGGTCGTGCGTAGCGGCAGCTTTGCCGAAGCCGCGCGCAGGCTGGGCACTGCACCCAACAGCGTGAGCCGGCGCGTGCAGCAGTTGGAAGCGCAACTGGACACGCGTCTGATGCAGCGCTCCACCCGCAAGCTCACCCTCACCGACGCCGGGCAAGCGTTCTTTGAACGTTGCGCCGATGCGGTAGACGGGCTGACCTCGGCCGGGCAGAGCCTGGTAGCCGGTGGCGATGAAGCAGCCGGTTTGGTGCGGGTGGCGGCGCCAGCAGATTTTCTGGATTTTTCTCGCGTCGAATGGGTCGGCGAATTTCTCGCCGCGCATCCGCGCGTGCGCCTGGAATTCGTGCTCAGCGATGGCAAGGCCGACCTGATCGCCGAGCGCATCGATGTGGCCTTTCGTGGTGGTGTGATGACGGACCTGGGCTATGTCGGCCGCCAGATCCTGGCCGACACCAACGATGTGCTGGTGGCCAGCCCCGGCTACCTGCAGGCGCGCGGCAGGCCGTTGCGTCTGGACGACTTGCCGCAGCACGACTGCATCAGTTTTCCGCATCCAAGCGGCTATGCCACCTGGACGCTGGTCGGCCCGTCCGGGCTTGCCGAAGACGTCCACGTGCAGGCGCGCATGGCCGCCACCACCGCCCGCGCACTGCGGCTTGCGGCGGTGGCCGGGCTCGGAATCGCATTGTTGCCGCAGGCACTCACCTGGCCGGATATCGACGAAGGCCGCCTGACCGTGGTGCTGCCGGATTTTCAGCGCAAGGGCCAGAGCCTGTACGCGCTCTACCCGAGCCGACACCATCAGCCACGTGCGGTCTCGGCGTTTATCCGGGCCGTGACGACGCGATTGAATGGGCCTGAATGCAAAGAGGTGGCTGGCTTGGCAAATAGCGCCGCGATACCCGGCGTGCGGTGA
- a CDS encoding penicillin acylase family protein, whose protein sequence is MRKTVLWCLVVCQLMLNSAAAAQPTHATLTVAGLEQPAQIRVDRWGVAHIYARTDNDAFFVQGFNVARDRLFQLDLLRRKGLGHLSAAFGPAYVQQDRAARLFLYRGSMAEEWNSYGPDAQRDVTRFVAGINAYIDWLGADPHALPYEFRTFAYRPEKWAPDDVLRIRTTGLSRNIKSEVARAKVACKASLAVDAVRQKLQPAWTTRVPEGLDPCLPEDVLKVYELATQSPRLSADTHVADAQTTPLRPGEDAFAEGSNNWVIAPQKSATGHAVLADDPHRAYSVPSLRYFVHLNSPGLDIIGAGEPTAPGIAIGHNQRSAFGLTIFNIDQEDLYVYRLNPADNASYWYNGTWEPLHTEHASIAVRDGAAADAQLQFTRHGPVIYIDADKHIAYAIRSVWSQPGAAPYLGSLRYLRAGSFEQFKDALAHWGAPSVNQVYADVKGNIGWATAGMTPRRVQSDGLLPVPGDGRDEWNGFWNANVLPSSKNPAAGFITTSNEMNLPAGYPYAQRKIGFEWANEARHARITQVLSQLPTVSVQDSEKLQNDQVSLLAQRLVALLQPLHAQDAATTAALALLKPWDGTVSATSAAAALEEVWFSRYLGDAYKALVLRPSEAATFGMPDAAVLMEALEHPGAAFGPAPAARRDQLLLESLRSAYQSLVELHGPDPAQWPWGKLHTNKVTHAMSAALGTDHALLDVGPFAKGGSPYTPNQSSYDPTTFRQTIGPSARLIIDLGNWDNSRAMNYPGQSGDPASLHYRDLAPMWLQGRYFPLLYTRAAVDAATEQVVDLVPAQAQ, encoded by the coding sequence ATGCGCAAAACGGTGCTGTGGTGTCTGGTGGTGTGCCAGCTGATGCTCAACAGCGCAGCGGCGGCCCAACCGACGCACGCCACGCTGACCGTTGCGGGATTGGAGCAGCCGGCGCAGATCCGTGTGGATCGCTGGGGCGTGGCGCACATCTATGCCAGGACCGACAACGATGCGTTTTTCGTGCAGGGCTTCAACGTGGCACGCGACCGCCTGTTTCAGCTGGATCTGCTGCGCCGCAAAGGGCTTGGTCACCTGTCGGCGGCGTTCGGGCCTGCGTATGTGCAGCAGGATCGCGCCGCGCGGCTGTTTCTGTATCGCGGCAGCATGGCCGAGGAGTGGAACAGTTACGGACCCGACGCGCAGCGCGATGTGACGCGCTTCGTTGCCGGCATCAATGCCTACATCGATTGGTTGGGCGCCGATCCACACGCGCTGCCGTATGAATTCCGCACGTTCGCGTATCGCCCGGAAAAATGGGCGCCGGACGATGTGCTGCGCATCCGCACCACCGGCTTGAGCCGTAACATCAAAAGCGAAGTGGCGCGTGCAAAGGTTGCGTGCAAGGCCTCGCTTGCCGTCGACGCAGTGCGCCAAAAATTGCAACCGGCCTGGACAACCCGTGTGCCCGAGGGACTCGATCCTTGTCTGCCCGAGGACGTCTTGAAGGTCTACGAACTGGCGACCCAAAGCCCCAGGCTCAGCGCCGACACGCACGTGGCCGACGCGCAGACAACGCCACTGCGTCCAGGCGAGGACGCCTTTGCCGAAGGCAGCAACAACTGGGTCATCGCACCGCAAAAATCGGCCACCGGCCATGCGGTGCTGGCCGACGACCCGCATCGCGCGTACAGCGTTCCCAGCCTGCGCTACTTCGTGCATCTCAACAGCCCGGGGCTGGACATCATCGGTGCCGGCGAGCCGACTGCACCCGGTATCGCCATCGGCCACAACCAGCGCAGTGCATTCGGGCTGACCATCTTCAACATCGATCAGGAAGACCTGTACGTCTATCGCCTGAATCCGGCCGATAACGCGTCGTATTGGTACAACGGCACGTGGGAGCCGCTGCACACCGAACACGCCTCCATCGCGGTGCGCGATGGCGCAGCGGCCGACGCGCAGCTGCAATTCACCCGCCACGGGCCGGTGATCTACATCGATGCAGACAAGCACATCGCCTATGCGATCCGCTCGGTGTGGAGCCAACCAGGCGCAGCACCTTACCTGGGGTCCTTGCGCTATCTCAGGGCGGGCTCGTTCGAGCAATTCAAGGACGCGCTCGCACATTGGGGCGCGCCGTCGGTGAATCAGGTCTACGCAGACGTCAAGGGCAACATCGGTTGGGCCACTGCCGGCATGACGCCGCGCCGCGTGCAGTCCGACGGCTTGCTGCCGGTGCCTGGCGACGGCCGCGACGAGTGGAACGGTTTCTGGAACGCCAATGTCCTGCCGTCATCGAAGAATCCCGCAGCAGGTTTCATCACCACCTCCAACGAAATGAATCTGCCTGCCGGCTACCCGTATGCGCAGCGCAAGATCGGTTTCGAATGGGCCAACGAGGCGCGGCATGCGCGCATCACCCAGGTGCTGTCGCAGCTGCCAACGGTGAGCGTGCAGGATTCGGAAAAACTGCAGAACGATCAGGTGTCGTTGCTGGCGCAGCGGCTGGTCGCGCTACTCCAGCCGCTGCACGCGCAAGATGCCGCCACCACGGCGGCGCTCGCGTTGCTCAAACCCTGGGACGGCACGGTGAGCGCCACCTCCGCCGCCGCCGCGTTGGAAGAAGTGTGGTTCAGCCGCTATCTCGGCGATGCCTACAAGGCGCTGGTGCTGCGCCCCTCCGAGGCGGCCACCTTCGGCATGCCGGATGCGGCGGTATTGATGGAGGCACTGGAACACCCCGGCGCCGCGTTCGGCCCCGCACCGGCCGCACGCCGCGATCAACTGCTGCTGGAGTCGCTACGCAGCGCCTATCAATCGCTGGTCGAGCTGCACGGGCCGGATCCTGCGCAATGGCCGTGGGGCAAGCTGCATACCAACAAGGTCACGCACGCGATGAGCGCAGCGCTCGGCACCGATCATGCGCTGCTGGACGTGGGCCCGTTCGCCAAGGGCGGCAGCCCGTATACGCCCAATCAATCCAGCTACGACCCCACCACTTTCCGCCAGACCATCGGCCCATCTGCACGGCTGATCATCGACCTGGGCAACTGGGACAACTCGCGCGCCATGAACTACCCCGGCCAATCCGGCGACCCGGCCAGCCTGCACTATCGCGATCTCGCACCGATGTGGCTGCAGGGCCGCTATTTTCCGTTGCTGTACACGCGTGCGGCGGTCGACGCGGCGACCGAGCAGGTCGTGGATCTGGTGCCGGCGCAAGCGCAATAG
- a CDS encoding S1 family peptidase, producing MTNNVFSPTLFHEFYPYDADSIGAFNLQGYLVYEFKPFAISTCEARTKSSHTATDYPPGNNGPFSPFEIQDPFGLRNAIVPVLCQHVDGRMYGVGTAFHVDGFGSFLSAHHVVDFVHQHLAGRPILFLGMHALVFGTVHVPDDCFVPVEEVVVPMREKDDPMAALRGASSQQPAIDAALMKPAPVGPGARLPQTLPVRTRGLMPKVGDIVLAIGFPELDLSEVDVERQLALITEGMYGAYGRVVAIHPQGVSQPNPTPVFEIESDWPSGMSGGPVFNREGEVIGMVSRSLRAESDQHGIGYAVHFGLAREIEPLVPNLDTFNPGWRRCWGLFTSKGSAPVSFHATQVEAQEAAAMITAATKILSIANRIGTTDFVKL from the coding sequence ATGACTAACAATGTTTTTTCACCTACGTTATTTCACGAATTTTATCCTTACGACGCCGACTCCATTGGTGCTTTCAATCTGCAAGGATATTTAGTGTACGAGTTTAAGCCCTTCGCAATAAGTACCTGCGAGGCACGCACCAAGTCTTCGCATACCGCGACTGATTATCCACCCGGAAATAATGGACCATTCTCGCCTTTCGAGATCCAAGATCCTTTTGGGCTTCGCAACGCGATCGTGCCCGTTCTTTGCCAGCACGTCGACGGTCGAATGTACGGTGTGGGGACCGCTTTCCACGTCGATGGCTTTGGGAGTTTCCTGAGCGCACACCATGTCGTCGACTTCGTACACCAGCATCTCGCTGGCCGTCCCATCCTTTTTCTCGGCATGCATGCACTGGTGTTTGGCACAGTTCACGTTCCAGACGATTGTTTCGTGCCAGTGGAAGAAGTCGTTGTGCCAATGAGGGAGAAGGACGATCCGATGGCCGCCCTGCGCGGCGCTTCTTCTCAGCAGCCAGCCATCGACGCAGCGCTTATGAAACCCGCCCCGGTAGGTCCAGGTGCCCGCCTTCCGCAGACCTTGCCGGTCCGGACAAGAGGCTTGATGCCTAAGGTCGGCGATATCGTACTTGCCATTGGTTTTCCTGAGCTGGATCTATCCGAGGTAGACGTCGAAAGGCAATTGGCGCTGATCACCGAGGGGATGTACGGCGCGTATGGGCGAGTCGTCGCGATCCACCCACAAGGAGTTAGCCAGCCAAACCCAACGCCGGTGTTCGAAATAGAAAGCGATTGGCCAAGCGGCATGAGCGGTGGGCCGGTGTTCAACCGTGAAGGGGAAGTCATCGGCATGGTGAGCCGCTCGCTACGTGCCGAATCTGATCAACACGGGATAGGGTATGCCGTGCATTTTGGTCTGGCCCGCGAAATCGAACCGCTAGTTCCAAACCTGGACACGTTCAATCCAGGATGGCGCAGGTGCTGGGGCCTTTTCACGTCAAAGGGTTCCGCGCCGGTCAGCTTCCATGCCACACAGGTTGAAGCACAGGAAGCAGCAGCAATGATTACCGCGGCCACCAAGATCCTATCGATCGCCAACCGGATTGGTACGACGGATTTCGTGAAACTGTAG
- a CDS encoding BlaI/MecI/CopY family transcriptional regulator: MENGMRGKTIGDQELALLQHIEEQRHASVGEVAAAFGEPRGLARSTVLTMMERLRAKGFLRRKQVDGMYRYSATTGQDDVVRSAVGQFVEKTLQGSVSPFVAWMSQRAEVSDTELAELEALVAKLQSQRKED, from the coding sequence ATGGAGAACGGCATGCGCGGCAAGACCATCGGGGACCAGGAGCTGGCCCTGCTGCAACACATCGAAGAACAACGGCATGCCAGTGTCGGCGAAGTTGCGGCTGCGTTCGGTGAGCCGCGCGGGCTGGCGCGCTCCACCGTGCTGACCATGATGGAGCGGCTGCGCGCGAAGGGCTTTTTGCGCCGCAAGCAGGTGGATGGCATGTACCGCTACAGCGCCACCACCGGCCAGGACGATGTGGTGCGCTCGGCTGTGGGGCAGTTCGTGGAAAAGACCTTGCAGGGCTCGGTGTCGCCGTTCGTGGCGTGGATGTCGCAGCGCGCCGAAGTCAGCGATACCGAGCTGGCCGAACTCGAAGCCCTGGTCGCCAAGCTGCAATCGCAACGCAAGGAGGATTGA
- a CDS encoding M56 family metallopeptidase has product MSPLIESLLWKLGATSVQTAVLTLAVWALCRGVKRLPATTQTWLWWLVGVQAVVGLLWSAPLQLPVLPAHTFASALGSADTLVPMATATAAASTAAAASATAHAMDVAVWSSWATWLFAVWAAGVLVISAGTVRAYWRSRALVRAAQPCTDKALVQALQMAAEAHGLSHPPALRLSSQIDSPQLIGPWRPVLLLPAKRLAQMADDDLDMALTHELIHLRRRDLWWGLLPSLAQHLFFFHPLVHLAAREYAIAREAACDAAVVAGHRHCRHDYGRLLLQFGVSPRPLGGVASASPSFLSLKRRLVMLQDTSAFPRLAAAVILATVAVAGVMPLRLVAMPVPATSTSMRPIVVTAPAAQRTPGMPGGASLVDAAAPMSALPAPALPALPAAPAAPASHGVIADVLGAEPPPGADGDATQSRWDVELDRVSREAAATAMRDAQSAMQDVLGADNPELERRQEQMQDAQDALQEAREQLASLGPELAQAKQDAQQQAREAEQQIREVAQQHRQAQYAYAAAVRQAAELTRHQAEMDKQAARQARIEAARGQQEAAQAQADAEDAQNN; this is encoded by the coding sequence ATGTCGCCCCTGATCGAATCGCTGTTATGGAAACTCGGCGCCACCAGTGTGCAGACCGCGGTGCTGACACTTGCGGTGTGGGCGCTGTGTCGCGGGGTGAAGCGCTTGCCGGCCACCACGCAAACCTGGCTGTGGTGGTTGGTAGGCGTGCAGGCCGTGGTTGGCCTGCTGTGGAGCGCGCCGCTGCAGTTGCCGGTGTTGCCGGCGCACACGTTTGCATCTGCGCTTGGCAGCGCCGACACGTTGGTGCCGATGGCCACGGCCACTGCCGCCGCATCGACAGCCGCCGCTGCCAGCGCGACGGCGCACGCCATGGATGTCGCGGTCTGGTCGTCGTGGGCCACGTGGTTGTTTGCGGTGTGGGCGGCCGGCGTGCTGGTGATCTCGGCCGGCACGGTCCGCGCGTATTGGCGCAGCCGTGCGTTGGTGCGCGCGGCCCAGCCGTGCACCGACAAGGCGTTGGTGCAGGCACTGCAGATGGCGGCCGAGGCGCATGGCTTGTCGCACCCACCCGCGTTGCGGCTGTCTTCGCAGATCGATTCGCCGCAGTTGATCGGCCCGTGGCGGCCGGTGTTGCTGCTCCCGGCCAAGCGCCTGGCGCAGATGGCCGACGACGACCTGGACATGGCGCTGACCCACGAGTTGATCCACCTGCGCCGCCGCGACCTGTGGTGGGGGCTGCTGCCGTCGCTGGCCCAGCATCTGTTCTTCTTCCATCCGCTGGTGCACCTGGCCGCCCGTGAATACGCCATCGCCCGCGAAGCGGCCTGCGATGCGGCCGTGGTCGCCGGGCATCGCCATTGCCGTCATGACTATGGGCGCCTGCTGCTGCAGTTCGGGGTATCGCCACGTCCGCTCGGTGGCGTGGCAAGTGCCTCGCCGTCGTTCCTCAGCTTGAAGCGCAGGCTGGTGATGTTGCAGGACACCAGCGCCTTTCCGCGGCTGGCCGCGGCGGTGATCCTGGCGACGGTGGCCGTCGCCGGCGTGATGCCGCTGCGCCTGGTCGCAATGCCGGTGCCGGCAACGTCCACCAGCATGCGGCCCATCGTGGTGACCGCCCCGGCAGCGCAACGCACGCCCGGTATGCCCGGCGGTGCGTCGTTGGTGGATGCCGCAGCGCCGATGAGCGCACTGCCTGCACCGGCGCTGCCAGCACTGCCTGCGGCACCGGCTGCCCCGGCGTCGCACGGTGTCATCGCCGATGTGCTGGGCGCCGAGCCACCGCCTGGTGCAGATGGGGATGCAACGCAAAGCCGCTGGGATGTGGAGCTGGACCGCGTCAGCCGCGAGGCCGCCGCCACCGCCATGCGTGATGCGCAGAGCGCCATGCAGGATGTGCTGGGTGCCGACAACCCTGAGCTTGAACGTCGACAGGAACAGATGCAGGACGCGCAGGACGCGCTGCAGGAAGCGCGCGAACAGCTGGCGTCATTAGGCCCGGAACTGGCGCAGGCCAAACAGGACGCGCAACAGCAGGCGCGCGAAGCCGAACAACAGATTCGCGAGGTGGCGCAGCAGCATCGCCAGGCGCAATACGCCTATGCCGCGGCGGTGCGCCAAGCGGCCGAGCTGACCCGGCATCAGGCCGAAATGGACAAGCAGGCCGCACGTCAGGCCCGCATCGAGGCTGCACGCGGGCAACAGGAAGCGGCGCAAGCGCAGGCAGACGCCGAAGACGCACAGAACAACTAG
- a CDS encoding DUF1868 domain-containing protein, protein MSPCLDTTFSRRRLLAAAAGASLLSTALPVLADLADKAPPPDVGRKFLRSKRPMPFAGNTFVGHLEQQGDGYHSFDRVLEIYRELPEQRFANKLAVLPPSSYHVTLLGGVNETDRAHGPWPSDLARDVALADINASFLSRLQQRDAPPLGACRFLVDPTAARTGSHDNLLIPLLPADAATAQRLETARQALMTLTNLQRPDYTNFRFHISLAYLCETLDAAEQVAYRLAVGDWLKRLAAAGPITVPRFHFCTFKDMDAFREAYEV, encoded by the coding sequence ATGTCGCCATGTCTGGATACCACCTTCAGCCGCCGCCGGCTGCTGGCCGCTGCTGCCGGCGCCTCGCTGTTGTCCACCGCGTTGCCGGTGCTCGCCGATCTCGCCGATAAAGCGCCGCCGCCGGATGTGGGCCGCAAATTCCTGCGCTCGAAACGGCCGATGCCGTTTGCCGGCAATACGTTTGTAGGCCATCTCGAACAGCAGGGCGATGGCTACCACAGTTTCGACCGGGTGCTGGAGATCTACCGCGAATTGCCCGAGCAACGCTTCGCCAACAAGCTGGCCGTGTTGCCGCCGAGCAGCTATCACGTGACCTTGCTGGGCGGGGTCAATGAAACCGACCGCGCGCACGGGCCATGGCCGAGCGATCTGGCGCGCGATGTGGCGTTGGCCGACATCAACGCCAGCTTCCTGTCGCGGTTGCAGCAGCGCGATGCTCCACCGCTCGGCGCGTGCCGGTTTCTGGTCGACCCCACCGCGGCCAGGACCGGCAGCCACGACAATCTGCTGATTCCGTTGCTGCCTGCCGATGCGGCCACCGCGCAGCGGTTGGAGACGGCGCGTCAGGCATTGATGACGTTGACCAACTTGCAGCGCCCGGATTACACCAATTTCCGTTTCCACATCTCGTTGGCTTACCTGTGCGAGACACTCGATGCGGCCGAGCAGGTGGCCTATCGCCTTGCGGTGGGCGATTGGTTGAAGCGGCTTGCGGCGGCAGGCCCGATCACGGTGCCGCGTTTCCACTTTTGTACCTTCAAGGACATGGACGCGTTTCGTGAGGCGTATGAGGTTTGA